The sequence AAACTTCAGCGGGTCGCGAATGAAGAAGACCGGCGTGTTGTTGCCCACCAGGTCGTAGTTGCCCTCCTCGGTGTAGAACTTCACCGCGAACCCGCGGGGATCGCGCGCCGAGTCGGCCGACCCCTTCTCGCCGCCCACGGTGGAGAACCGCAAGAAGACCTCGGTCTTTTTACCGACCTCGGACAGAAACTTCGCCCGGGTATGCCTGGTCACGTCGTGCGTGACCTCGAAGTGGCCGTGGGCGCCTGCGCCTTTCGCGTGGACGACCCGTTCGGGGATGCGTTCGCGATCAAAGTGGGCCAGCTTCTCGACCAAATGGCTGTCCTGTAGGAGAGCCGGACCGGCGTGGCCGGCGGTTAGCGTGTTCTGGTCGTCCGCTACGGGTCGGCCAAAGCTCGTGGTCAGTTTCATTTTTTCCGCCATGATGGGCCTCCTTCGGCTGAATCAGATACGTCTCGGTACGCACCACGTCTTGTATCTCACTCTTGGTCATCAACTCCTGGCAGCGAACCTCGGGACCTGGCGCACATCTGACAAAGGCCGCGAAACTGGACAAAGTAGTCCCGAATCCGGAAGCCCGTCTCGGACGTGTTCGGGAGGGGAAGGTCGTTGAGATCGGGCACTTCGATATCGCGCATACTCCCGCAGTGGTCACAGACCAGGTGCTGATGTCGATAGGTCTTGGCGTCGTAACGCGCGGCTGCTTCTGGGTGGCAGACGCGGATAACGAGCCCGATCTCGACCAATTTCTCGAGGGTCCTGTAGACCGTGGCTTTCGAGAGACTGGGCAACTGCGGCGCAATTTCCGCGAAGATGTCGTCCGCTGTCGGATGGTCGGCCCGTCCGAGCAGAACCCCCATGACGGCCCGACGGGGGGTCGTCAGCGGAACTCCTCGCCGGCGACACCGCTCCTCTAGTTCAAGCAGTTTGGGGTGTGGGATCTTGTTGCTCATGGGTGATAATATATATCGACTGATAATATGTCGCATCTTTTATATGATTCTCGCTACAACATGCCGGGTTTGTCATAGATACTCGCGTTGACAGGAACGGGCTTGCTCCCGGAAGAACAAGCCCGTTTAACGATCAACCCGATGGTATTCCGCTGTCACCCTCACCCCGCCGGCGGTTCCACGATCGCCAGAAAAGCCCCCGCCGGATCCCGCACCACGCAGAAGGTGCCGTGGGCGCCCTGACCGCGCGGGCCGTCGACGACCTCTCCCCCAGCTCGTGGCAGCGCGCCATGCTCGCGGCCAGATCCACCACCACCACGTAGGCCGGCCCACCACGGCGGCGCAGAAGTCGCGCACCTTTTCGGCGTCGGGCACGGTCAGGTCGAATCAGCCGAGGGAGCCGGCGGGAGGGGTGGATGCGCCGCTCACTATCGTCACTCTTTCTCGGGGAACCTGCCCTGCAGCGCATCGCGCAGGATGCCGCTCACCTCGTCGCTGAAATCCTTCCCCAGCATCCACGTCAGGTAGTCGGGATGCTGGCGGGCGATCTGCGCGAGGGGCCGGCCGCCGTGCTTGCCGAAGGCGAAGACCGCGTTGCCGTCGTCGTCCCACTCGAACTTGCGGCTGCGATCCACCCAGCGGCCCTCGTCGGGGTTGCTGACCTCGTGAAGCGCGGTCACGTCGCCGCTGAGCTCGTCGTAGCGGGCGACCATGGCGTCGAGCACCTCGAGGGTGGCCTCCACGTCGGCCAGGGCCGCGTGGGCCTCGGTCAGATCCTTGCCGCAGTACTTGCGGTAGGCGGCCTCGAGGGTCCGGGGCTCCATCCGGTGGAAGATGCGCATGGCGTCCAGGTGGCGGCGGCCCGCCAGCGAGAAGTCCGTGCCGACGCGCCGCAGCTCGTTCTCCAGCAGCGGCGCGTCGAAGCCGACCGAGTTGAAGCCGGCCAGGTCGGCGCCTTCGAACATGTCGATGATCTCGCGCGCGACGGCGGCCAGGAGCGGGGCCTCCCGCACGTCGGCGTCGGTGATGCCGTGCACCGCCGACGCGGCGGGCGGGATGGGCATCTCGGGGTTGATCAGGGTGCGGAAACTGCGGCGCGAGCCGTCGGGCTCCACGCGCACCATGCCGATCTCGACGATGCGGTCGCGGTCGATGCCTGTGCCGGTGGTCTCCAGGTCGAAGCAGACCAGGGGGCGTTCGAGTGTCACGTTGTCCATGAGATCACTTCGCGTATTCGACCTTCGGGACGCGCTCGAGCCATTCCGGATGAAGCTCGCTGCGCCCGGTGTGGATCCTGCAGAGCGACTCGCGCAGCTTCAGGGTGATCTCGCCTTCCCGTCCGTCGGCCACCTGGTAATCCTTGCCCTGGAAGTGCATCACGCCGATGGGCGTGACCACCGCCGCGGTGCCGCAGGCGAAGGCCTCGCGCAGCATGCCGCTCGCGGCGTCGGCGCAGATCTCGGCGGCGACCGGCGGGATCTCGACCCAGTTGTAGCCGAAGTCGGTGCAGAGATGCCCGACCGAATCGCGCGTGACGCCGTCGAGGATGGTGTCGCCGACGGGGGCGGTGATGATCTTGTCCTCGTAGACGAAGGCTATGTTCATCGCGCCCATCTCCTCCACCGTGCTGGCGGTCAGGGCGTCCAGCCAGATGATGTTGTCGTAGCCCTCGCTCTGGGCCAGCTTGATGGGCAGGAGCGCGGCGGCGTAGTTGCCGCCGGTCTTGGCATAGCCGGTGCCGCCGGGCGCCGAGCGGACGTACCTCTCCTCGACCTTCAGGCGCAGGGGCTTGATGCCGCCGGCGAAGTAGCTGCCGACCGGTCCGATGATGATGTAGAACAGGAACTCCGTGCCCGATTTGACGCCCAGGCCCGCCTGGTTGGAGATCATCGTGGGGCGGATGTAGAGGGCGTCGGGCGATTCGGGCACCCAATCGCGATCCAGATCGATCAGGCGCTTGAGGGCCGTCATGAACAGCTCGGGATCCACGGCGGGCATGCAGACGCGATGCGCCGAGATGTTGAAGCGCTTGATGTTCATGGCGGGGCGGAACATGTGCACCGACCCGTCGTCGACGTTGGCGTAGGCCTTCATGCCCTCGAAGATCTCCTGCCCGTAATGCAGCACCTTGGCGGCCGGATCGAGCTTCAGGTCGTGATAGGGCTCGATGCGCGGGTTCTGCCATTCGCCCTTCTTGTAGTCGAGCAGGAACATGTGGGGCGTGAACAGGGCGCCGAAGCCGAACTCGCCCGTGGGCGGGCTCGGCGGATTGGGATTCCTGGTGATCTTGATATCCATGATGGCCCTCCTGTACACATGGTAAGGCGCATAAGTGCAGGCACCAACACCTTAAATCGTCGTTCACGGGGGGGCGAAAATCAAGGCCGGTCGCGCTCCCCGGTGGTGATGCGGAAGCCGGACCGCCGGTGCCGGGCCCTGCCCGAAAGCCGGGTTACGCCCTGCCGGCCATGGCCTTGAGATCGTCTTCGCCCTCGCCCGCCTCCCCGTCGGCCGGATTCCCGGCCATGGCCTCCTCCGACCGCCTGTCCGGCCTTGGCGCCGAAAGGGCCCCGGCCACCCCGAGCAGCACCTCGCACGCGCCGGCCACCGCCAGTACGGCCACTACGCCCGCCCAGCCCGCCACCACCGGGCCCGCCAGCACGGACAGCAGGGTCACCGGCCCGAGCAGCGGCGAGAGCCACCCGAAGACGCGCCCCCGCTTCTCCGGTGGCGTTTCGCGCTGCAAGAAGGTCGCCAGATTGACCTGGATGCCGGTGCTGATGGCCCCGAACAGGGCGAACAGGAGCAACGCCACCGCGAGATTCCGGTTGAGCGCGAAGAGCGTAAGCAGGGCGCCATCGATGGCCACGAGCCACCCCACCGTACGCAGGGGGTGGTGCAGGCTGCGGAAGACCGAGGCGATGCCGGCGCCGAGCAGCCCGCCCAGCCCCGCCGTGGCGAAGATCAGGCCCAGTTCGCGCTCGCTGCGTCCGAGCAGGCGCGTGATGAATTCGTAGACCAGGGGCGGCTGCATGGCGGTGATCATGGTCACCAGGGCGAGGAAAAGCACCGCGTAGCGCAGGCGCGGCCGTCCCCACAGCCAGACCGCGCCGTGCCGGACATCGTGCCAGCGCGAACGAGCGGCCGCCTCGCCGTCGCAGGCGGCCGGCTCCTGGAGGCGCGGCAGCAACAGCAGCAGGGCCGAAGCGGCGAAGGTGCCGCCGTCCACCCAGAAGGCCACCGCGGTGCCCAGCCCGGCCACGATGACGCCCCCGGCCGCCATTCCCACCAGCAGGATCACGTTCTGCGACACCATGAACAGGGCGTTGCCGCGGTTGAGCTGATCGTTGGGCACCAGGTCGGGGATCAGGGCCAAACGCGCGGGGCCGCTCAGGTGGCGGCCCGCCGCGAGCACCGCGGCCAGGACGTAGACCAGCGCCAGGCTGTCCACCAGGGGTATCACGCAGACGGTCGCGACGCTCAGCAGGTCGCTGGCCACCATCACGCCGCGACGGCTCCAGCGGTCGATCAGCACGCCGGCGAAGGGGCCCAGCACCACGCCCGGCAGCACCTGCACGGCGGCCAGCAGGCCGAGGCTGGCCACATTGCCGGTACGGTTGTAGACGAGGGAGAAGAAGGCGAGGATGGCGATCTTGTCGCCCAGGCCGGAAACGAAGGACGCAGCCCAGACCGCCATGAAGTTGCGGTTGGCGAGAAGTTGCTTCACGGGTGTCCGTCCCTTCGGGCGCGGGCGTCCCTGCCCGCGAGAACCGCGTGGGCGCCATCGGTCAGGCGAGCACCTCGATGTCCGGCTCGCGTCCCAGCAGCCGCTCCAGCTCCTGCTCGCGCAGACGCACCGCCAGACGGCAATGCCGGACGTCGTGCTCCTCCTCGAGCACCGAGCCGGTGCGGTGGAACACCGCCACCAGGTCCATGCGGGTCAGCGGCAACTGCAGGCGCACGACCCGCTCTCGGCCGAGCAGCCTGTCCACCGCGGCCGATCGTACCGCGCCCGGGCCGTCTTCATCAAGCGCGGAGACGAACAGCGCGCTGGCGTGACGGTTGGCGTGGTGGTTGCGGAACGCTTCGGCCCGATCCGGCGGGAGGCGGTCCATCTTGTTGAAGACCATGATGGTGTCGCGCTCCTCGGGCACGAGATCGGCGAGCACCTCGTTGACCGAGGCGATCTGATGGTCGGGATTCTCGCTGGACGCGTCGACCACGTGCAGCAGCAGGTCGGCGTCGGCCACCTCCTGCAGGGTGGCGCGGAAGGACGCGACCAGGCCGTGCGGCAGGCGGCGGATGAAGCCGACCGTGTCCGACAGCAGGAAGCGGCGGCGCTCGTCCACGTCCACGCGCCGCGTGGTGGCGTCGAGGGTTGCGAAGAGCTGGTCCTCGACCAGCACGTCGGCGCCGGTGATCGCGCGCATCAGGGTGGACTTGCCGGCGTTCGTGTATCCCACCAGGGAGACCTTGAAGAGGTCGCCGCGTTGCTTGGTCTGCACGCCGCGGTCGGCCGCGATGTCGGCCAGCTCCGTCTTCAGGCGCGCCAGACGCTGTCCGATGATGCGGCGGTCTGTCTCGAGCTGTGTCTCGCCGGGGCCGCGCGTGCCAATGCCGCCGGCCTGCCGCTCGAGGTGCGACCACAGCTTGACCAGTCGCGGCAGCATGTACTGGAGCTGGGCCAGCTCGACCTGCAGCCGCGCCTGTCGCGTGCGGGCGTGGTGCGCGAAGATGTCGAGGATCAGCTCGGTGCGGTCGATGACCGAGACGCGGCCCTTGACGTCGCCGGCGTGATCCCCGTTGAGCGCCTTCTCGATGTTGCGCCCCTGCGCGGGGGAAAGATCGTTGTCGCAGGCCACGAGCGTGGCGCCGGTGGCCGCGACCGCCGCCACGAGCTCGGCGACCTTTCCCTTGCCGATGAAGGTCGCGGGCGCGGGACTGTTGCGGCGCTGGCGCACCTCCCCGACCACGTCGCCGCCGGCGGTGTCCACCAGGCGCCCGAGCTCGGCCAGGTCGCAGTCCCCGGCGCCGCGCCCGAAGTGCTCGGGCAGGTCGACGCCCATCAGCACCGTGCGTTCGCGCGGCCCGCCCGCGCCTCTTCCCGTTTCGCGCATTTCCTTCAGGGTGTTGTCCTCCGGTAATCGTTACACGACATTCTAGCTCCCGGACCGTCGGGAAGGCAGTGTTTTCGTCGCGGCGGGCGGCCGGCGCGGGTCGTTCGAACGCGGCAGATCTCGCCGCCCGGTCATGTGATCTCGCCGAGCCAGGACTCCCATTGCCTCAACCTGTCCGCCAGTTCGACGTCCACCGCGGCGCAGCGCCGGGAAACCTCCAGCCTGTCCGCGGGGGCGAGATCCGGCGCCGCGAGCTTATCCAGCAA comes from bacterium and encodes:
- a CDS encoding 3'-5' exonuclease, whose amino-acid sequence is MDNVTLERPLVCFDLETTGTGIDRDRIVEIGMVRVEPDGSRRSFRTLINPEMPIPPAASAVHGITDADVREAPLLAAVAREIIDMFEGADLAGFNSVGFDAPLLENELRRVGTDFSLAGRRHLDAMRIFHRMEPRTLEAAYRKYCGKDLTEAHAALADVEATLEVLDAMVARYDELSGDVTALHEVSNPDEGRWVDRSRKFEWDDDGNAVFAFGKHGGRPLAQIARQHPDYLTWMLGKDFSDEVSGILRDALQGRFPEKE
- a CDS encoding transcriptional repressor, with product MSNKIPHPKLLELEERCRRRGVPLTTPRRAVMGVLLGRADHPTADDIFAEIAPQLPSLSKATVYRTLEKLVEIGLVIRVCHPEAAARYDAKTYRHQHLVCDHCGSMRDIEVPDLNDLPLPNTSETGFRIRDYFVQFRGLCQMCARSRGSLPGVDDQE
- the hflX gene encoding GTPase HflX, which translates into the protein MRETGRGAGGPRERTVLMGVDLPEHFGRGAGDCDLAELGRLVDTAGGDVVGEVRQRRNSPAPATFIGKGKVAELVAAVAATGATLVACDNDLSPAQGRNIEKALNGDHAGDVKGRVSVIDRTELILDIFAHHARTRQARLQVELAQLQYMLPRLVKLWSHLERQAGGIGTRGPGETQLETDRRIIGQRLARLKTELADIAADRGVQTKQRGDLFKVSLVGYTNAGKSTLMRAITGADVLVEDQLFATLDATTRRVDVDERRRFLLSDTVGFIRRLPHGLVASFRATLQEVADADLLLHVVDASSENPDHQIASVNEVLADLVPEERDTIMVFNKMDRLPPDRAEAFRNHHANRHASALFVSALDEDGPGAVRSAAVDRLLGRERVVRLQLPLTRMDLVAVFHRTGSVLEEEHDVRHCRLAVRLREQELERLLGREPDIEVLA
- a CDS encoding branched-chain amino acid aminotransferase; the protein is MDIKITRNPNPPSPPTGEFGFGALFTPHMFLLDYKKGEWQNPRIEPYHDLKLDPAAKVLHYGQEIFEGMKAYANVDDGSVHMFRPAMNIKRFNISAHRVCMPAVDPELFMTALKRLIDLDRDWVPESPDALYIRPTMISNQAGLGVKSGTEFLFYIIIGPVGSYFAGGIKPLRLKVEERYVRSAPGGTGYAKTGGNYAAALLPIKLAQSEGYDNIIWLDALTASTVEEMGAMNIAFVYEDKIITAPVGDTILDGVTRDSVGHLCTDFGYNWVEIPPVAAEICADAASGMLREAFACGTAAVVTPIGVMHFQGKDYQVADGREGEITLKLRESLCRIHTGRSELHPEWLERVPKVEYAK
- a CDS encoding MFS transporter; its protein translation is MKQLLANRNFMAVWAASFVSGLGDKIAILAFFSLVYNRTGNVASLGLLAAVQVLPGVVLGPFAGVLIDRWSRRGVMVASDLLSVATVCVIPLVDSLALVYVLAAVLAAGRHLSGPARLALIPDLVPNDQLNRGNALFMVSQNVILLVGMAAGGVIVAGLGTAVAFWVDGGTFAASALLLLLPRLQEPAACDGEAAARSRWHDVRHGAVWLWGRPRLRYAVLFLALVTMITAMQPPLVYEFITRLLGRSERELGLIFATAGLGGLLGAGIASVFRSLHHPLRTVGWLVAIDGALLTLFALNRNLAVALLLFALFGAISTGIQVNLATFLQRETPPEKRGRVFGWLSPLLGPVTLLSVLAGPVVAGWAGVVAVLAVAGACEVLLGVAGALSAPRPDRRSEEAMAGNPADGEAGEGEDDLKAMAGRA